The nucleotide window agcgcaccctctctcccccttgcGCCACGACGAACCATAGACAATTAACCATCCGACTCAAAGCAGGAAGTGTGTATTGTCCtcatttttaattgtcttttcagCTGGAGCGCTCCTATTCGGCTGTGCTGTGGCGCTGTGCTTCTTGATAAGGGACCTCATGTTTTACGTGATTGGTGAGTCGAGTGTGAGCGCTTTGGGGTGTGGTCTCTTCGGGCTGGTCCAGGCATCTCTGGCGCGTAACTCCTTCTTTCTGTCAGGCACTTCTACCTGCTTTACTAAGCAGCGTTTTTGTAGCCCGGGTTAACCCATAAAACCAGTCAAACTCGAATACCCGGCTCGGTTTTTGGGACGTACCGACGTATTTCAGAAGCAAACAAAAATACAGTATGGTAAAAAAACGTCTGGCCAACAACAACTCGCCTCCTGTGCTTTCCCCTTTCTGGCGAACAGGTGGAATTACTGTTTCCATCATAGCGTTTGTCTTCACCATCAAGTTCCTCTGTGAGCTCGCAGCGAGGGTTGTCAGCTTCTTACAGAATGAGGATCCAGGCAGACGAGGGGACCGCAGCATCTACGACTACGTGCGGGGAAACTACCTCGACCCGCGCTCCTGCAAGGTGTCTTGGGATTGGACGGAACCACAGGAAGTGGGCCAGACCATGAGCTTCAGAGTCCAGGTGATACTTAGAGATAGAGGGTTCTGGTCTAATTCACTTTCCTATCAAGCGGCTTGTTCAGTGCTGAAGTGTCAAGAACACATGCTCGACAAAACTGTGTTAAAAAGTGTGAAAACTGACTTGTGTGGTCGCTTTTGTGCTTCTCAGCTCTTCTATAAGAACGGCCAGCCCTTCCCGGCCCACCGGCCCGTGGGGCTGAGGGTCAACATCACTCACATCGAACTGGCTCTGGACATCCCTGTCACACAGGAGGTTCTGCAAGAGCCAGAGTCCAATGTGGTAAAAGTGGCCTTCACTGTGCGCAAGGCCGGACGCTATGAGGTCGCCGTCAAGCTCGGTGGCCTCAATGTGGCCTACAGCCCGTATTACAAGATATTTCAGCCAGgtattacgtgtgtgtgtgtgttcagatccGGCCCGTATTTTGCTGCGTGTGATTATTCATTTGACACGTATGTGTGTAATCTCCTTTAGGTACAGTTGTCCCTTCCAAGACCAAGATCGCCTACCATTTCTCCACCCTGGTGCTAACAAATGGACAGCAGCACACCTTGAAGATTGAGCCCAGAGACGAGTATGCCAACCCCACCAGTAACTCCACGTCTCTCACAGATGAAGCCAACTACAGCGTCCATCTGCACTCTGTAAGGGATCGAGGCCCCTTTGTTACATTATCCAGCACGCTGTGATTTGCAGATTTCTCTTGTGATTGTGGCTACGGAGGTGAAAcactgcagcagagcagcagcttcatTCCAGCTTCCCTGTTCTTGCAGCTCGGCACGGCGGACGACGGCGGCCTGGAGGAGCACTACAGTAAGTCGGTGACCCTCAACAAGCAGCAGTGTCAGGTGCTGCTGAGACTGACTCTGAGGAAGACGGGTTGTTTCAGGGCCCGCATCTCCTACAAGGACCAGCCGCTCAGCAACGGGGAGTTTGACATTATTGTTCTCAGTGGTGAGCGGAAAACACGCGCAGAAGAAGTGCACCACCATTGGCGATTGATacagtgttgttgtttcttctcttcAAAGCCTAATACCCGTACTCTCGTTGCACACCACAGAGAATGAGAAGGCCTGTGTGGAGAAGACCGTGTCCACTCCGGGCGTAAGCATCTACTTCGAGGCGTACCTTTACAGCAGTGGCAACTACAGTTCTTCGTGGCAGTTGCCAGCCTCGGCTCTGCTGGCTCCCCAGAGGAGGCCCTCcacgggagaagaggaggacgagcacGACTCTCCTGTGGAGGGGCAGCCCGAGAAGGTCAAGAAACCAAAAAAGGTCTACTGTTACATATCACCAAAGGTACGTGGCCAGCGTGTGATCCTTCATTCGTGGGGGGGGTTTTGCTTCTTTGACGTTTTTGAGTTTGTGAATATAAGGATGTAAGAAGGCAACCGGCGTTGATGTGAGATGATGCTGACTTGGACTTTTGCGCCAAACAGCAACTGTCCGTGAAGGAGTTCTACCTGAAAATCATCCCATGGCGCCTTTTCACCTTTCGGGTGTGTCCAGGAACGAAGGTAGGCAGACGTTTGTGTCGGAGAACGGCCCCCTTCGCCGTGACGCGGCGACCTCACCGCggccttcttctccctcttcagtTCAGCTATCACGCTCCGGACCCGGTCCACAGGTACCTGACTCTCGTGGTGGACGACGGGATACAGCCTCCTGTGGAACTCAGCTGCAAAGACCGGAATATCATGGCCGCCACCTTCATCCGCTTCCTGCACAAGAACATTGGTTCGTTTCGTTCCCCGCGCCGTCCCCGCGGTACAATTTTGTCTGCCTGTGCAAAccggcagcagtcccttttctGACGGTGTCGTCCTCAGGTGGCTCCGAAACGTTCCAGGACAAGGTGAACTTCTTTCAGCGCGAACTCCGGCACATCCACTCCAAGAGACCTCGCACCAAGACCTGCCTAAAAATCACCCGACACACCATCCTGGACTCGGTGAGTGCTGCTCTGCGGCGCCGCAAATCTGCTCATCCtgaaacagccccccccctccccgcggtCGTAACAGCCTCTCGTTTTATCTGCCCCCCTCAGTCCATGAAGGCGACAAAGAACTTCTCGGTGTCAGACTGGAGTAAGAACTTTGAGATCGCGTTTCAGGATGAGGAAGGTAAACCAACACACGGTGGCCTCGGTCGAACTTTACTTGCTGTTGCAGCGAGCGCTTGAAAACTAaacgggggcggggggcgggggggggggggggggggggggttagaagtCCGTGGGAATGAAAGTTACAGACGCacctttctctctgcagctctggaCTGGGGGGGTCCTCGCAGAGAGTGGTTTGAGCTGGTCTGCAAGACCCTCTTTGACACCTCCAACCAACTGTTCACCCGCTTCAGCGACAACAACCAGGGCCTGGTGAgttggtcctcctcctcccgccgccgccgccgcccgcgtTCAAGGCCTCCTTCGTCTTGTCCCGTGACAGAACGagcgtctccctcctcccaggTGCACCCGAACGCCGAGCGCCCGCCGCACCTGCGCGTGAAGATGTACGAGTTTGCGGGCCGCGTCGTAGGGAAGTGCCTGTACGAGTCAGCCGTGGGCGGCGCCTACAAGCAGCTGGTCCGGGCGCGCTTCACGCGCTCCTTCTTGGCCCAGATCATTGGCCTCAGGATGAACTACAAGGTATGGAAAAGAGTGCGGCCACACGGGAGATCCGTTTTCCTCCGACGTTGGGAGGTTTTGGTTGTTTAGCCGGTTTGTCTCATCAACTTCTCAACATTCCTCACGGAGCCAATAAACCTGATTTGTTCCTTGgcgtcattttatttaattgaaaacGAGCCAATGTGCTTCGCTGCTCATCCAACTTGTTCGGGTTTCAAAGCCGAGGAGCGAAGCCGACCCAatcatcttcctctccctcccatcaAGATGATGAAATGcgatgtttatttaaaaaaacgccATTTTcctgtggttttgttttactttccaCACACAGTACTTTGAGACGGATGACCAGGAGTTCTACAAAACTAAGGTCTGCTTCATCCTAAACAATGACGTGAGTGAAATGGATTTGGTGTTTGCCGAGGAGAAGTACAGCAAGTCGGGACAGCTGGAGAAGGTGAGGCAACGCTTTGGAAGTGAACCGccccccctttcttctcccGATGTAACTTTTAACAGGAGATCGGAGcaataaaccaaacaaaaggaacCATATTGCGCTTTTGGCAAGCGGCTCAGTTGAAGAGTTGCGAGTCTACATAAATGTGGACGAGGGGGAGTTTGGTGTCCTTAGCTGTCTGTGTAACTTTACCCGGTCATCAGTTCGACCTGCTGCTTTTAATTAGGTACATATTCAGCGGGGTCCTCCAAACTGTGGTTTGCTTTTGGGTGAATTGTTCATGCTGTTGATGCTGTTGAAGTGTACGACATCAACAACCCAACACGTTTGCTGCCATCCCGCCCCTCCTGCCCTCTTCCTGCCACGCGTGTGCCGTAAAGCTCTGACGGTTCATATCGTGCTCCTCGCAGGTGGTGGAGCTGATATCCGGGGGGTCTCAGATCGCCGTCAACAACGAAAACAAGATGCattatctcaacctgctggcGCAGTACAGGCTCGCCAGCCAGGTGAGGGATGAGTTGGAACACTTCCTGAAAGGTGAGGATACAAGCGCAGCTGCAGTCGGCCACGTTCCTCTGCGCTGATGTGCATGTGATTAATTTCCCGCTCGATCTTAGGCCTGAACGAACTGGTTCCAGAAAACCTGCTGGCCATATTCGATGAGAATGAGTTGGAGGTACGTGTGAGGATCGCAATAAAGTCCGGTTGATATCTGAAACAACTGCCGGCTAAATGTTTATTGTGTTCCCTCTTTCATCTCCTCAGCTGTTGATGTGCGGCACCGGTGACATAAACGTGCAGGACTTCAAGGCGCACGCCGTGATCGTCGGCGGATCGTGGCACTTCAGAGAGAAAGTATGTCGCGGGGAAATGCGCCTCCCGTTTGCCTCCCCAGCGGCGGGGGCCCGATTTTAAATTGTCCGGCCGTTGTTGCCTCTCTAGGTGATGAAGTGGTTCTGGGCCGTGGTCTCCAGCTTCACCCAGGAGGAGCTGGCGCGTCTGCTGCAGTTCACCACCGGCTCCTCCCAGCTGCCCCCCGGGGGGTTCAACACCCTCTGCCCCTCCTTCCAGATCATCGCTGCCCCCACACACAGCACCTTGCCCACGGCGCACACTTGGTGAGTGGCGGCTTTACGTGAAAGACGTTTCTGTCAAGTCAAATTTGATGTGTCCTGGTCCTGAGACCTCCACCGCATCCGTCTCTCTCCTATTCGTCTCTCCAGTAGAGGCCTAAAATGGCCAAAAGATTGATTTAAACAAGAGGAAGGTGATACTTACAAGACAGTTATTGTAgcttttgttaaaagtaaagtgAGCCTGATCTACAAATGTCGCGGCGAGGTTCGAACGTCAGCTGACTCCCCGTCGTCCGCTGTTCCTCTCCAGCTTCAACCAGCTGTGCCTCCCCACGTACGACTCCTACGAGGAACTGCACAAGATGCTGAAGCTGGCCATCAGCGAGGGCAGCGAGGGCTTCGGCATGCTCTGACTCCCCCGTCACGGCCGCCGCGGTTCCACTCGTACGAGAGGAGGCCGCCGCCCGGCGTCCCGCGTGTCATCCGCGCTCAGGCAGTGGACTCCGAACGGACACTCTCAGGGTGAGAGGGCAGAGCAAGACGTCCCACAGGGCCGTCCTGAAACTGGAACTCAACATATTAACTGTAGCGCTACTGTATGTAAATAAGACctcttgtttttgtaaaaaaaaaataacggaAGTACTGGAAAGGACGAGGTTCGGGCTGGTTGTGTTTCTGAAAGCTGAAGTTTGCGGAGTTTTATATGTTTGAGAGACGAGGTCTGATAGAGCAGAGGCCTCCGGTCTCACTGTATTACTGcttcttttgcattttgcaAACTGAGGAAAACTTTAAGTGCAACAAAGTGACACCAGCACTTTGGCCTTAATCGATCAGGGACTGACGTGTGTTTGTAAATATAATATCACTCTTTTATTCCAATACCTGTACATACCAGTGTGTATACTTCGGTTTTCCTCTTTGGTTTGAAGTCAAGAGAGAAGGGATTTCTTTATTGTTGCACGTTTGTTGGGTTTTAAAAGGAGCCAAGTCATTTCAATGCTTTGTACATGTTTTCTAACTTATTGCGTcttgaatttgttttgtttgttgaccTTCAGttgtgaatgtttttgttttctaaccTGCCTTATTCGAGCCCATCACATCTGTTTGTATCCAGACAGGTGCACAGCTGAGAGAAGCGTAGGTGAAGTGAAAGGTTTATTGTAACATTTCTACTGGAACACGCAGGGGTCACTGTGGGTGTTAGCGGGAGCACACGAATAACCAGCGTCTTGCTACACGTGCTgcatccttttcccttttcattcacAACCAGTTATGGGTTTGTCTCGCAGTCTCCTATTCCTTCATCCATAAACACTTCACAGCCTCTGTGAAGAAATCGCTTTTTCATCTCGGTATTGTGAATATTCTGAGCCAACAGCGCCGTTTGCTGTGTAACAATTCCTTTGCTTCTCCAGAATGAACATGTTTAGCGTTTGTTTGAGTCAAATCCTCGTTCAGATTCAGAAGCAAAAAAGAAACGGTCAACGGCCGATTGGTCTCGTTAGTATTATGAACATTTGAAGCCCCACAATGCACTCTGGGTCCGTTGATTTGCGTCGGTTCGGGTTGTGCAATTCTGCTGCGACGTCCTACGAACAGTCACGTGACACCGCTCTACCCagggtgtgttttattgttttcagcACCACCACCGATGGCCGATATCATGGTTACGAGAAGAGAAAGTAAACGTGGTTTAAGCTTCACATGTGTTCGCTGTTCGCTTAGAAATGTCCATTATAAACAAATATGAAGGAGCTCTGTTCTGGAGTTTTATGTTCCTGTTTAATGTTTTGACTTCCATGCCCATATAACACGTTTTATGTTTGTGTCTCAGTCGGATGACCTCAGTGGGACTTTTAGCCGTGTCGATGATGTAAAATATTTGCCTCTGACTTTAAAACTCGGAtactttttctttcagttttttttttttaacggccAGCCTCTGCTGGCGAATGTTTGAGATTCTCTGCACTTTTGTTTAtggcaataaaaaagaaaaagaaaacatggaaTAAATTCTTATCgtttatcacattttttttttgcacatcgCATTCGTTCTCCCACGGgtcaaaatatttgaatacattttttaaatattctccAAACGCGTCCATCTAAACGCATCATTTTGTGGAGGTTCCTGCAGGTTGCGTGTTTCAGACAGAAGGTGGCAGTGGCTCTACGCGCGGCATCAGAGGACAAAGGCCTCCTCTGCCGTCTGCCGCCTCCAGGGCGCGCGAACACCAACAAAGGTCATTCGGACGTCTTTCGAGAGCCGCACGGTGGCTCATCAGACGGATGTGTGAGCCCCAGATGTGGTAGAAATATACTCTTTGCTCCCCGAAGCGTCCAGTGTCCGtcgattttattcatttatttatttatttgttttttggcgCTGAACACGCGGGGCCCCGTGGCCCTCGAGGCCCCCGTGTCTCCTGCCTGTGGTCTGAACGCTATCCGGAGCAGTCGGAGCGGCATCTTGAACTACTCGGAGGCAGCAGTCTGGTTATTTGGTCTTGGCGTGCACCTGTGGATTTGCATAATGGTCTTTCTCAAACCCCCACAGGAATGCTCGCTAAAGAGGAACCACAAATCAGAAAGTCTACCTCCGGCTGAGACTAACGTACCACGCTGGAACACTTGTCCCTCCCCGGGGAGaacgcgcagcagcagcagcagcagcaacgccgccgccgcgcgtTCTTCTGCATTCATCGGACGATACTAATTCCCGGGGAAAAACATGTTTCTCTGACAAATGCTCGGCGTGTTATTAAATAAACATCTCCTAGACCAGCCGGGGGCCAAGTTTCTGGTTGAGTCAACCAACGGACTTGAACAAAAATACACTGCCTCATTTCCCGTGTGTGAGTCAGACACCGAGGAGACGTCCATCAGCTCCCGCGATCAAAGACGGTGATCTCCGCGGGCCCGGAGGACAACGGACGTGACGCGCCTCGGGTGTCTTTACAGCTTCTCCCCCattcctgcaacacacacacacacacacacaggctctcatTACCCGATCAAGAATAGCCGCATTGGCTGCGGCTATTCTTCACCTGCGACGATGGAAGTTCACCCTTCGCGGCACAACGTTCTGACTTCATGTTTCATGCGAAAGGTCCATCAGGCCTCCGTCCAAGCACGCGTCAACATCAGGGTTCTCTGCGTGAGCAGCCTCACAGGACGAAAGAAGCAACCTCGGGCTGTCTGGACGTTTTGGGAGGCGGATGTCAGTCCCCCTGCTGATGGCTGTCCGTGTTTCATTTGATGTCGGAAGGAAAGATATTGATTCTTCTGCTGGGATTTGCAGCTGTTTTGTATCCCGAGTGTCTAAAAATATTTTAGCGCCGGTATTTTGTCTGGAAAGACGAGGCGTCCAGTGTCCCGCTGGTTGAGAGACACCGTCGCGCCGCTCCGCCCGTGTTTTCACATTCGGTGTCCCCACAGCAGGTTTGAATGGGCTTCATTCCGATGTCGGTCCGTAAGTGTGTGCAGCAAACAAACAGTCCGATGAAATGTTTCAGGCTTTGAAGCGCGGCTCCAGGGATTGATCCGTCAAGGCCGGACTCATATGTGCCAAGAACTATTTAATTAATTGCTATGAAATGTAAAACAGATATTCATGAGCCCCAGAGGATGAGTTCAAATGGATTTTGTGATTCCTTGACTTTACCTTCAGCTCCACAATGAGACTTTGTGTGAAACGTGTCAGCGACTAAAACAAATTCGACGTCTCGTCACGTTTGATCCGGCAGCATTATCTGGCTTCTCATTCGTTCGATACTGCAAAACTAATGGCGATCTCATCAGTGGGAGCTGCTGAATAGGAGGATTGCAGCCTGCTGTTCTCATATGTAGAGCCTCACTGGGCGGAAAACTCTTAGACTTCTCTGCCTGTCTCCTCATATCCATGTCAAATCGTCCCTTTAACTGTACATGCATGTAAAATGCTTCATATAGTTCCTGAAGCGCAGAGACGAGCAGCAGCGCGGTTTACAACGCATTCCTCTGAGGTGGTAAACGGCTGCATACCTTTGGCTTAGAGTCACAAGGTCACTGTCATTAATCCCGACTCCCAGGATAGGCGTACAAAAATAAGCAAGGCTTGATGGAGTGCTCGCCACCCAAAATGCTCCCGAGTGTTGCCAAAGGCTGACTGGCACTGGCAAGCACAGCCTGGCAccgggccccccccccttttccgaCCGCAGGCCCCTCGGTGGATCCTCAGCGCTGGGAGACTTCAAGCACATCCGACCCTGCAGCTACACGGCTGGAGCCCGGCCTCGCCGGCGTGGGCATTCGAAAATGCTTTTTAGAGAAAGATCCTTAACAAGCCTGAAGTTACCATCTCGCGGCGCCTGAACCCAATGAAGCACCTGGACTCGAGTATCGAAGAGCAACCCGTATTTGAAAGTGAACCGCCGTGTGGGTCTGTGGTTTTGGGCCACAACAATGGCAGAAGCTTGTCATCTTTTGACTTAAAAGTCGCCGCAGGAAGTTTTTTTCCAACTCTTGACTGCCTCCAGTTAGAAGAGGACGAGGTTTTCAATGAGTTTCACCGACCACAGCTGCGCGAGCACAACAATAGCCACATCTGGCCGGCACATTCGCCGCCTCCTTTTGTGTACGGATCGGCTTACGGTGTGTTTACAGCGCAGAGCCACATATCACCTCCACCTTCGCCGCACCGTCCCATCTGTTGAAAGGGGAACTGCGCCGACAGCGGCATCAAAGACGAGAGCGCAAAGCTGATTTTGCGTTTGCGTGAGCGGAAGAAGCGCGTGACAGCCCGCGGACCGGTGAAACCACGTCACGCCACATGCTGTTGCATTTACCGGAAGGGGAGCCGCCGGGACGCAGTTCAGtgtgaaagagaagagaggTGCAGCACACCTGCTGGAAACCGCTGATTGAGGGGCCGCGCGTGTTCCTGTCTCCGCTGCGGCGGTCTCTGCCAGGTCACTCTGGATAGAGATGGTCTTCACAGGATGGACCACCCCGTTGAgacggatggagggagggagggagggagggtggtgcAGGCCGAGGCTCTGTTTGAACTGACGGAAGGATTTACTGCATCCTATCGGCTCGCCCCTTCCAGAGCACGACGCTCGCTTCAGATAGAGGGCCGGCCCGCCGCCCCCCTTATTGAAGATGAGACGGCTGCTTTTATTCGCGGGGGCGGCACGTCCTCTGCGCCGTCATGGCCTCGTGTGTCTGAGTCCTCTCTCCCGCGGGTCCTCATGATGTGACTCACCCGGGCTTCCCCTCCGCTCTCCCTGCAGGAGCCCCTTCCTGTTTAAGGGTGTCAGCCACCCAACGGGATGATGAGGAAACCATCCTTGGGGGGGGCGTCAAAGGCCACAGACCAGTGAGGACATGAGAGAGGCCACGGACGTGGCGGAGAGTGTTTGCTTTGCGCCGAGCCGTCCCGAGGATCTGCCCCCCCTTGCGTATTTTCCTTTTCACGGTGACTCGCTGAAATGAGGCCGTGCAGGTCGAACTCCCATCACGGGTCATCGCGCTGTTCTCTCAAGGCCTGTGAGTTTAAAGACCCGTTTGCTTCTTCTGGTTTACCGGACACGTGACACGTGTTTTTTGACGGACGCGTCAAGGGAAAAGACGACAGGCCGACGCTGACATGTGACCTGCGATTAGTTGGCTTCGTTCAGACACACCTGGAGGACGGGAGAGCAGGACAACCCTTTAAAGTCACCGTGCAATCGCTTTGTTTCTTGCTTCAAGTCGTCCATTCCAGACCACAATCAACACGTCGAAGCCGCCGCTTGCTCCACAAGGACGTAGACGGTTGGTGGGAGAGGCCCCCGCGCTGTGCACGGACTGTGGTCGAGATACTTTCCATCCGCCGGATTAATCCGGGATCTGTTGGCAGTCATTGCAGAATGCAACAGCAAGATTTTTGTGGCAAAGTAAACATTACATCAGCAAAGAATTCGCCCAGAAAGACCTCTCCAAGGACGCTTTGCATGGAAATGAACTTCCAAGTAAATATAATGTGTAACTTAAGTTTCCAGTCGGAATCCGCAGACACCCCGTGTTTATTACCACATTAATATGAAAaccttccatttttttcttcctttctctaaGTATGAAAATGACACCATGAAAGCTGCTATGCAAAGATGAGTTCCTGGGTGTTTGCGACAAGGAGATTGAGCTATTTTCTGGTCAGTCTTGTGATTAACAGCCTCCAGGTTGTCTCCAGATGTAGCTCGGCCTCAGGCACACGTTGAGTACATTTTTTGATGAAATCCCCAAATAACAGAGTGACCCTATACGACTCGATCCATCATCATAAGCGATGACGCAGTGATCTAATAAGTCGATCCGACTCCTTGTTGCAAACATGGAACCGTTCTTCATGCTAAATGGTGGACAGATGTTTTGGGGCCCCCTGTAAGCACTCACGGCCAATGATTACCGAACTTCTAATCGCACACTATCAGCGCGTGGGATGAAAACAAGAGGGCGGTGGGAAACAGTAGTAGGAGGGATTGGACCGTCGCGGCCTCTAATATTAGCCAGGCCATCGAGACGGGTTGGAACGAAGCCTCGTCGTTCTATTGAAACTGTTTACTTTCCGCGGGGAGGCGCGATCGATCGACCGACAACAAACAAAGAGTTGTTCATCGCCACCGCCTGCAGCGTGCGATCGCATTCCCCATTTGCCCTATTTTTTAAAATCCCATGCAGCCTTTAAGATAATTAAGATGAATAACCAAATGGGACATATTTTAAGCATAGGTTGCCCTGAAATCTATCAAAGCGCCCCACGCAGTCTTAATATCCAATCCCTGTGATTGATTCCTCTGGCTTATCTTATGTCAAGGGTCGATGCAGTAAAGTAGAAACAGTTGAAGGATCATTTTACGCCTTTAACAGCTTTTGATAATTGTCACGTCACTCACATGGATCGTTCTACTCATTAGtcgtgctgtttttatttatttagtcactTACCCCTCAGATAAACGCTGTTGTGGATTCTGCCAAGACTGTCCAGGAAAAGTTGGAGCCCGGGTACTTAATCCGCACATTACAGGAACACTTACTCCCTCATCTTAGTCAATTCACTCCTCAATGACAGAGAGACAGTTCAACCTTTGCACGCACTTGTTCTCATTCTTCACTGCATTACACGTTGCTGCCGTCATGCGTGTAACATTTATCACGGCGATCAAATAAAAGCGGAAACTCTTCTCTTATGTCTGAATTTACCTTGCTGATGAATATGCTGTAGCTGCAGTTAAGTGTGTATTTGAGAAGCGGTAGTCCACTGTATGTTCAGCCACTCAAGTTAAATACTTAATTTCAACTTGTATATAATTACTCACTTCCACTGTGCTAATTATATCTCACTACATCTATGAAGAAAAGGCCTTTTCGTGTGTGATTGCAGTTAAGAGGAAGGCTAAAAGCCAAGAATAAGTCTAGCAAACAACCTTTTCCTACAGATCTAACAAAACAGAATGTTTAAATAATTGGAGGTACTAGGAGGCTTCCGCCAGGCCAGTTGCTTCGCCATTTTCCAGCCGTTGTGCTTAGCTAAGCAAAGCTAACCCACTTTGACCTAACGGACTAACCTGGGAGTGGTATCTGTCCGATTCCCCCGCCTCCCGTCTCCGTATCCGATGCATCTCGCACACTTCACACCCCGACCCGGCGGCCGCCCGCTGCACAGCGTTCGCCTCCTAGGCGAGGAGGTGTGCACGtagacgcccccccccgctcgcGGTTGCCGTGTGAAATCACGGGGATCAGCGGGACGAGTAAACTCACCTCTTCTGGCACTTGAAGCTGTTTGGCAGCATGTCTGTCTGCGGGCTTATTAAAACTTGGCTCCCTAATGAACGTTGGCCCCTTGAAGCCCGCTGAGTGCTCAGCGCTGCTCAGGAGACGGCGCTCTGGACACACGGGGCCTCTCTTCCTGCTCCCCGCCGAGCGCTGCAGCGGCAGGCCGGGGGAAGAGTCGTATAAACACTTTTACATTACAGTGAACTGGAATGTTAACAAAAGACAGTCGGCGGGATGAATTCCGCCTCCTTTTGTGTCTTATTTTCTGAGGAAAATGAATCTAACGGCCGATGGGGAGGGCGGTTTTATTGGCTCTGGCATTTTTCTgtttaaacgtttttttggcGTTTTGTCGTGTTGTCATCTTCGGCCTCGGGTGTTTCAAAGCCCGCTGCGGCGGCACGGGAGAGCGGGATGAGAAAGCGCTGCCGTGACTTCACACTCAATTGTGGACACGCCAATGtatgtgcgcgcgcgcgtgtgtgtgtgtgtgtgtgtgtgtgtgtgcgcactgacAGAACAGAGTGTGATGTCGGCTTGTAGACAGAGTTGCACAAAACACATCCAGCCCAACAGCTCCCTCAGGGGTGTGATTTGTGAACCCTGCAGAGACGGCACACACCCTTCGGAACGATCAATCAATCATCCATCGTCTACGGACGTACGAATCTATCGATTTAATAAGGCTTCCGTTTGTAGTTTGACATAAAATTCAAGAAAAGCTCTTCAAAGAGATTC belongs to Gasterosteus aculeatus chromosome 15, fGasAcu3.hap1.1, whole genome shotgun sequence and includes:
- the arel1 gene encoding apoptosis-resistant E3 ubiquitin protein ligase 1 isoform X3, whose protein sequence is MFYVIGGITVSIIAFVFTIKFLCELAARVVSFLQNEDPGRRGDRSIYDYVRGNYLDPRSCKVSWDWTEPQEVGQTMSFRVQLFYKNGQPFPAHRPVGLRVNITHIELALDIPVTQEVLQEPESNVVKVAFTVRKAGRYEVAVKLGGLNVAYSPYYKIFQPGTVVPSKTKIAYHFSTLVLTNGQQHTLKIEPRDEYANPTSNSTSLTDEANYSVHLHSLGTADDGGLEEHYSKSVTLNKQQCQVLLRLTLRKTGCFRARISYKDQPLSNGEFDIIVLSENEKACVEKTVSTPGVSIYFEAYLYSSGNYSSSWQLPASALLAPQRRPSTGEEEDEHDSPVEGQPEKVKKPKKVYCYISPKQLSVKEFYLKIIPWRLFTFRVCPGTKFSYHAPDPVHRYLTLVVDDGIQPPVELSCKDRNIMAATFIRFLHKNIGGSETFQDKVNFFQRELRHIHSKRPRTKTCLKITRHTILDSSMKATKNFSVSDWSKNFEIAFQDEEALDWGGPRREWFELVCKTLFDTSNQLFTRFSDNNQGLVHPNAERPPHLRVKMYEFAGRVVGKCLYESAVGGAYKQLVRARFTRSFLAQIIGLRMNYKYFETDDQEFYKTKVCFILNNDVSEMDLVFAEEKYSKSGQLEKVVELISGGSQIAVNNENKMHYLNLLAQYRLASQVRDELEHFLKGLNELVPENLLAIFDENELELLMCGTGDINVQDFKAHAVIVGGSWHFREKVMKWFWAVVSSFTQEELARLLQFTTGSSQLPPGGFNTLCPSFQIIAAPTHSTLPTAHTCFNQLCLPTYDSYEELHKMLKLAISEGSEGFGML